The Parabacteroides sp. AD58 genome includes a window with the following:
- the cbiD gene encoding cobalt-precorrin-5B (C(1))-methyltransferase CbiD — protein sequence MILVLGGTTEGRIVARILEEAGKPFLYSTKGGGQEMELVHGKRICGAMDEKVMTECCSNEHIGLIIDAAHPFAVQLHQTVAGVAAQLGLPVIRYERKYPPRNPDFIWCDDYVDAMQKMRQHKVSRLLAWTGVNTIRPLKAFWSEHESFFRILDREDSRRIAMEQGFPTDHLLFYQEESDEDMIRQIAPDAILTKESGTSGFFEEKTHAAVKYGIPVYVIKRPQLSPFFLSVDGEFGLRREIYRLLPGFFDLHCGLTTGSCATAAAKAALYGILYKKELSDMEIQLPSGESVTLPIASVEEDSSGVTCSVIKESGDDPDVTNGCVIRVHVQVIEGDGDNEPEVCLKAGPGVGTVTLPGLGLEVGGPAINQTPRRMIESELRRLVASSGRKISSMIVTVSVDHGEELAKRTFNPKLGIVGGISIIGTSGIVRPFSSEAFVASIRKEIQVAKAIGSPQLVINSGAKSERFLKSYLASLNLPLQAYVHYGNFIGDTVRIAVETGFRKIIMGLMLGKAVKLAEGALDTHSKKVIMNRDYLLHTAEKAHCGTDILSAIRSLTLARELWQIISPEAFPDFYQLILQDCYRSCKPLLQSANLDLLLISEEGKVIPLRTV from the coding sequence ATGATACTTGTTTTGGGCGGAACAACAGAAGGGCGAATTGTGGCCCGCATCCTGGAAGAGGCGGGCAAGCCATTTCTGTACTCCACGAAAGGTGGAGGGCAGGAAATGGAGCTGGTTCATGGGAAGCGTATTTGTGGGGCAATGGACGAGAAGGTTATGACTGAATGTTGTTCCAATGAACATATCGGACTGATTATTGATGCTGCCCATCCTTTTGCTGTTCAGTTGCATCAGACTGTTGCCGGTGTTGCTGCCCAGCTCGGATTACCGGTTATCCGTTATGAACGGAAATATCCACCCCGGAATCCGGATTTTATCTGGTGTGATGATTATGTGGATGCCATGCAAAAGATGAGGCAGCATAAAGTATCCCGTTTATTGGCCTGGACAGGCGTGAATACGATTAGGCCATTAAAAGCGTTTTGGTCTGAACATGAGTCTTTCTTCCGGATTTTGGATCGGGAAGATTCCCGTCGGATTGCCATGGAGCAGGGTTTTCCGACAGATCATCTGCTTTTTTACCAGGAAGAATCAGATGAGGATATGATCCGGCAGATAGCTCCTGATGCAATTTTAACGAAAGAAAGTGGTACATCAGGTTTCTTTGAAGAAAAAACGCATGCGGCGGTTAAATATGGAATCCCGGTCTATGTGATTAAGCGTCCACAGCTTTCTCCTTTTTTCCTTTCTGTGGATGGTGAATTTGGTTTGCGCCGCGAGATTTATCGGCTGTTACCAGGTTTTTTTGATTTGCATTGCGGACTGACAACGGGTTCGTGCGCGACTGCTGCTGCGAAAGCTGCTTTGTATGGGATTTTATATAAGAAAGAGCTTTCTGATATGGAAATCCAGTTGCCTTCCGGCGAATCTGTCACTTTGCCTATTGCTTCTGTCGAAGAGGACAGTTCCGGCGTCACTTGTTCTGTGATTAAAGAATCTGGAGATGATCCGGATGTAACGAACGGGTGCGTGATAAGAGTACATGTTCAGGTGATTGAAGGTGACGGTGATAATGAGCCGGAGGTCTGTTTGAAGGCTGGTCCCGGTGTTGGGACCGTCACTTTGCCTGGTTTAGGACTTGAAGTGGGCGGACCTGCTATTAATCAGACACCAAGACGGATGATTGAGAGTGAACTGCGTCGTTTGGTAGCTTCTTCCGGAAGAAAGATTTCTTCAATGATTGTTACGGTATCGGTGGATCATGGGGAAGAATTAGCGAAAAGAACTTTTAATCCGAAATTGGGAATTGTTGGAGGCATTTCTATTATTGGTACTTCTGGTATAGTACGGCCTTTCTCATCTGAGGCTTTTGTTGCTTCTATCCGGAAGGAAATACAAGTAGCCAAAGCAATAGGGAGCCCGCAGCTGGTTATCAACTCCGGGGCAAAAAGTGAGCGGTTTTTGAAGAGCTATCTGGCTTCTCTGAATCTGCCATTGCAAGCCTATGTTCATTATGGCAATTTTATTGGTGATACAGTCCGAATTGCAGTAGAGACAGGTTTTCGGAAAATTATTATGGGCTTGATGTTGGGGAAAGCAGTGAAGTTGGCGGAAGGAGCTTTAGACACGCATAGCAAGAAAGTGATAATGAACAGAGATTATCTTTTGCATACAGCTGAGAAGGCTCATTGTGGTACGGATATTTTATCGGCAATCCGTTCGTTGACTTTAGCCCGTGAGCTATGGCAGATCATATCGCCTGAAGCATTTCCTGATTTTTATCAGCTGATACTTCAGGATTGCTATCGGTCTTGTAAGCCTCTTTTACAATCAGCGAATCTGGATTTGTTATTGATCTCGGAGGAAGGAAAGGTTATTCCGTTAAGAACTGTCTGA
- the nikR gene encoding nickel-responsive transcriptional regulator NikR has translation MALKRFGVSLEDDLLESLDQYVLENGFSNRSQAIRFLIEKNLAEKKWLCNHIVAGTIIIMYDQGKSEIASKITLIEQDYQDVILSSSQYFINKNFCLHIAAVMGEAHRLTDLSDCLTAIKGIKHGKLVMSRAD, from the coding sequence ATGGCATTAAAACGGTTTGGTGTTTCTTTGGAAGATGATTTGCTTGAATCGTTGGATCAGTATGTCTTGGAGAATGGTTTTTCAAATCGTTCACAGGCAATTCGTTTCCTGATAGAGAAGAATTTGGCCGAGAAGAAATGGTTGTGTAATCATATTGTTGCCGGTACGATCATTATCATGTATGATCAGGGGAAAAGCGAAATCGCTTCTAAGATAACTTTGATAGAACAGGATTATCAGGATGTCATTCTTTCGTCGTCGCAATATTTTATCAATAAGAATTTTTGTTTGCATATTGCTGCAGTTATGGGGGAAGCTCATAGACTAACTGATTTATCAGATTGTCTGACAGCTATTAAGGGGATTAAGCATGGCAAACTGGTGATGAGTAGGGCTGATTAA
- a CDS encoding TonB-dependent receptor plug domain-containing protein: protein MKRNVLIVACLLASVRMMAETPMEVDSLIHLNSLVVSANKIEVNRNSVPLTISVIDRNQIENSSESALLPVLSEQVPGLFVTEKGVTGFGVSTNAAGTINIRGVGGGNKVLVLFDGQPQWAGLFGHALPDTYVASDVEKVEVIRGPGSLLYGSNAMGGVINIITRRHHEQGRRTQARIMYGSYNTQKYMVNNGYNVGNFSSFISINHDRTDGHRPNSEFRITNGFANLGYRFNDVYQLRGDVSLAKYKFQNPGETFNPIYDNKMNVWRGTSSLALENQYEKVSGAIRLFYNWGNHEINDGYYTGETPKDYLFRSTDRNLGVLFYESFRLFPGNNFTVGIDYKNWGGHAWNQMNDGSDQEIIDKSVNEVAGYVIMQQDFLDKLGVNAGVRYEHNSSFGGAWVPQAGLTFRPFEGNVWKASLSKGFRSPNIRELYMYKPKNPDLKPENMMNYEISVGQSFLEGRLSAEVTAFYIDGKDMIRTAMINGNPLNVNTGEFTNKGVEAEVKYQILQNLSFTTNYSFLDQSDPIAGAPKHKFYAGATYLPGRFSFYLAVQSIFDLYTDEACTKLEDYTVLNARAAYHFGKSKDKGLNLFVKGENLTATRYSINDGFPMPKATFMGGVEVTF, encoded by the coding sequence ATGAAAAGGAATGTATTAATTGTAGCTTGCCTGCTGGCTTCAGTCAGGATGATGGCAGAAACACCCATGGAAGTAGACAGCCTGATTCATTTGAATAGTCTGGTTGTATCAGCCAATAAAATAGAAGTAAACCGGAACAGTGTTCCGCTGACTATCTCTGTGATAGATCGGAATCAGATAGAAAACAGCAGTGAATCAGCTTTATTGCCAGTCTTGTCGGAGCAGGTTCCTGGACTTTTTGTGACAGAGAAAGGCGTTACCGGATTTGGTGTGTCTACGAATGCTGCGGGAACGATTAACATCCGAGGAGTCGGGGGTGGCAATAAAGTCTTGGTTTTATTTGATGGCCAGCCTCAGTGGGCAGGACTTTTTGGCCATGCCTTACCTGATACGTATGTGGCATCTGATGTAGAGAAAGTAGAAGTGATTCGTGGACCGGGTTCATTATTGTATGGCTCGAATGCGATGGGAGGTGTCATCAATATCATTACGCGAAGACATCATGAACAGGGCAGACGTACGCAGGCACGGATCATGTATGGTTCGTACAATACGCAGAAGTATATGGTGAATAATGGATATAATGTGGGTAATTTCAGCTCTTTTATCTCCATTAATCACGATCGGACAGACGGTCATCGGCCTAATTCTGAATTCCGGATTACAAATGGCTTTGCTAATTTAGGCTATCGTTTTAATGATGTTTATCAATTGCGTGGTGATGTGAGTCTGGCGAAGTATAAGTTCCAGAATCCGGGAGAAACATTCAATCCTATTTATGATAACAAGATGAATGTCTGGCGTGGTACATCATCTTTGGCACTCGAGAATCAGTATGAGAAGGTGAGTGGAGCAATCCGCCTGTTCTACAACTGGGGAAATCATGAAATAAATGACGGATATTATACGGGTGAAACTCCCAAGGACTATCTTTTCCGGTCAACTGATAGAAATCTGGGTGTATTGTTTTATGAGTCTTTTCGCTTGTTTCCCGGGAATAATTTTACAGTCGGAATCGATTATAAAAACTGGGGAGGCCATGCCTGGAACCAGATGAATGATGGTTCCGATCAGGAGATTATTGATAAATCGGTCAATGAAGTAGCCGGTTATGTCATTATGCAGCAGGATTTTCTTGACAAGCTTGGTGTTAATGCCGGTGTGCGTTATGAACATAATAGCTCGTTTGGAGGTGCTTGGGTGCCTCAGGCCGGTTTGACGTTCCGTCCCTTTGAAGGAAATGTATGGAAGGCTTCTCTTTCCAAGGGATTCCGCAGTCCGAATATCCGTGAATTGTATATGTACAAGCCCAAGAATCCTGATTTGAAGCCGGAGAACATGATGAATTACGAGATTTCGGTTGGTCAGTCATTTCTTGAGGGACGCTTGTCTGCCGAGGTAACAGCCTTCTACATTGATGGAAAGGATATGATCCGTACAGCGATGATTAATGGTAATCCATTAAATGTCAATACAGGAGAGTTTACGAATAAAGGTGTTGAAGCGGAGGTCAAATATCAGATCCTGCAGAATCTTTCATTTACGACGAACTATAGTTTTCTCGACCAGAGTGATCCGATAGCAGGTGCACCCAAGCATAAGTTTTATGCGGGAGCGACATATTTGCCGGGCAGGTTCTCCTTCTATTTGGCTGTCCAGTCCATATTTGACCTTTATACCGATGAGGCATGTACAAAATTGGAAGACTACACAGTCTTGAATGCCCGTGCAGCCTATCATTTTGGTAAGAGTAAGGACAAAGGATTGAATCTTTTCGTGAAAGGTGAAAACCTGACGGCTACACGCTATTCCATTAATGACGGCTTCCCGATGCCGAAGGCTACTTTCATGGGTGGAGTAGAGGTGACATTCTAA
- a CDS encoding YqiA/YcfP family alpha/beta fold hydrolase: METRKIIFLHGFFASGSCIPAQAFVQYLKGKIQVLTPDLPLHPHEALRFIHQLCEQEKPDALVGNSNGSFLAQIEAARSGIPALLGNPYFEMTKFLKERIGPHEYKSPRRDGKQQFIIDQELIHEFEEVQLHQWDYYKESDRERIWGLFGENDQLAHYKPLFLTYYTHAYSFPGAHTPTAEEVRYYYVPLVEKLIQDFSTKSHH; this comes from the coding sequence ATGGAAACACGGAAAATAATCTTTCTACACGGTTTCTTTGCTTCAGGCAGCTGCATCCCGGCCCAGGCTTTCGTGCAATATCTAAAGGGAAAGATTCAGGTGCTGACTCCTGATCTGCCTTTACATCCGCACGAAGCCCTCAGGTTTATTCACCAGCTGTGTGAACAAGAAAAACCAGATGCGCTGGTAGGCAACAGCAACGGCTCATTTTTAGCTCAAATCGAAGCAGCCAGAAGTGGCATACCGGCCCTGTTGGGAAATCCCTATTTCGAAATGACTAAATTTCTGAAAGAGCGTATTGGCCCGCACGAATACAAGTCGCCCAGAAGAGACGGGAAACAACAGTTCATCATTGACCAGGAACTGATCCATGAATTTGAAGAGGTTCAACTTCATCAGTGGGATTATTATAAAGAATCCGATCGTGAACGGATCTGGGGATTATTCGGAGAAAATGATCAGTTAGCTCATTACAAGCCTCTGTTCTTAACTTATTATACACATGCTTATTCGTTTCCTGGGGCACACACACCAACTGCCGAAGAAGTAAGATATTATTATGTACCCTTGGTAGAAAAACTGATCCAAGATTTTTCTACCAAGAGTCATCATTAA
- a CDS encoding glutaredoxin-related protein, giving the protein MIKIYSMSTCPDCYYVEGQIKGNDKYQVIDIGKHVKYLKEFLRLRDHNPVFTKAKEMGAAGIPCFVLEDGTVTLIPEEAGLQSRPVNEGAACNIDGSGC; this is encoded by the coding sequence ATGATCAAAATATACAGCATGAGCACCTGCCCCGACTGCTATTACGTTGAAGGGCAAATAAAAGGGAACGATAAATATCAGGTAATCGATATAGGCAAGCACGTCAAATACCTCAAAGAATTTCTGAGGCTGAGAGACCATAACCCTGTCTTCACCAAGGCAAAAGAAATGGGAGCAGCAGGAATTCCCTGTTTTGTACTGGAAGACGGTACGGTGACGCTCATTCCTGAAGAGGCCGGATTGCAATCCCGCCCTGTGAATGAAGGAGCCGCCTGTAACATCGACGGAAGTGGTTGTTAA
- a CDS encoding MBL fold metallo-hydrolase gives MQLTYIFHSGFALETDSCMLVFDYWKDPADVMSRLLLSPKPMYAFSSHFHEDHFNREIFGWKGKKDHIRYILSKDILKHRRAQKDEADAWLGKGATWEDELIRVAATGSTDSGVSWVIETGGKRIFHAGDLNNWYARFLTDDYHGGLVYNPDSGMDIDPLKEEKRYLGELKDIRKLSDRFDVVMFPVDGRIGNGYTRGARQFLDVFQVGLFVPMHFVASGFESAWRMKEFTDAKSVPFWSIRQEGETICPD, from the coding sequence ATGCAACTTACCTATATTTTCCACAGCGGCTTTGCGCTTGAGACTGACAGCTGCATGCTTGTATTTGACTATTGGAAGGATCCGGCAGATGTCATGTCGCGTCTGTTGCTGTCACCCAAGCCGATGTATGCCTTCTCCAGTCATTTTCATGAGGATCATTTCAACCGGGAGATTTTTGGATGGAAGGGGAAAAAGGATCATATTCGCTATATCCTTTCGAAAGACATCCTGAAACACCGTCGGGCTCAGAAGGATGAAGCTGATGCTTGGTTAGGTAAAGGTGCTACGTGGGAAGATGAACTTATTCGTGTGGCTGCTACGGGGAGCACCGACAGCGGTGTGTCGTGGGTGATTGAGACCGGCGGCAAACGTATCTTCCATGCCGGCGACCTGAACAACTGGTACGCCCGCTTTCTGACTGACGACTACCACGGAGGCTTGGTTTACAATCCTGATTCCGGCATGGACATCGATCCTCTGAAGGAAGAGAAACGCTATTTGGGCGAGCTGAAAGACATCCGCAAGCTCTCCGACCGCTTCGACGTCGTGATGTTTCCCGTAGATGGACGCATCGGCAACGGTTACACTCGTGGAGCCCGTCAGTTCCTCGATGTGTTTCAGGTCGGTCTGTTCGTGCCCATGCATTTCGTGGCAAGTGGGTTCGAATCGGCCTGGCGGATGAAAGAGTTCACCGACGCCAAGTCCGTCCCGTTCTGGAGTATCCGGCAGGAAGGGGAAACTATTTGCCCGGATTGA
- a CDS encoding DUF3089 domain-containing protein: MFYIVSTWETDWKTDSGVTVHYADVYNKKHRDDMTKEISGIAAYMGKDNNFYSPFYRHITIEGWATRDENIINSRFEIAFEDVRNAFETFLKNRPKNRPFVLAGFSQGGKVVVELLKIMPEDVYRQLVAAYVLGYKVTPADTLASANIKAALGPDDIGVTICYNSVSDVKYIQPVVAAPCAFCINPVNWRTDDVPATLHDTITVSVAQKEKVLIVKGYSGSEYAPIMGFLNVGDFHSCEPWLYKECLEKNIKNRIEIFRKNRL; the protein is encoded by the coding sequence GTGTTTTATATCGTTTCTACGTGGGAAACCGATTGGAAGACTGATAGTGGCGTGACAGTCCATTATGCGGATGTCTACAATAAGAAACATCGGGATGATATGACGAAGGAGATTTCGGGTATAGCGGCTTATATGGGTAAGGATAATAACTTTTACTCTCCCTTTTACCGGCATATTACAATTGAAGGATGGGCAACCCGCGATGAGAATATCATCAACAGCCGTTTCGAAATTGCCTTTGAAGATGTCCGTAACGCTTTCGAAACATTCTTGAAGAATCGCCCGAAGAATCGTCCGTTTGTACTGGCCGGATTCAGTCAGGGTGGCAAGGTTGTTGTGGAGCTGCTGAAGATAATGCCTGAGGATGTTTACCGACAGCTGGTGGCTGCCTATGTGTTGGGCTATAAGGTTACACCTGCCGATACACTGGCTTCAGCCAATATTAAGGCAGCTCTGGGTCCCGATGATATTGGTGTGACGATATGTTATAATTCTGTCAGCGATGTGAAGTACATTCAGCCCGTGGTGGCTGCTCCATGTGCTTTCTGTATCAATCCTGTCAATTGGCGTACAGATGATGTACCGGCTACCTTGCATGATACGATTACGGTGAGTGTGGCGCAAAAGGAAAAAGTGCTGATAGTGAAAGGTTACAGTGGCAGTGAATATGCTCCCATCATGGGCTTCCTCAATGTGGGCGATTTCCATAGCTGTGAGCCGTGGTTGTATAAGGAGTGTCTGGAAAAGAATATTAAGAATCGTATCGAGATTTTCAGAAAAAACCGGTTGTGA
- a CDS encoding DUF262 domain-containing protein: MKNELVQSIREIFLEDENTFIIPAYQRGYKWTKEHVSHLLESIASKIPVCHDSDQYFCLQNITLCNSDKGLRVIDGQQRLITLTLILSLLDVNIKSHIIFPTRDRTESFIKAIIINHTIGNADSLDEEYISEAVTAIREWLESNSLPLDLFLDKVKLIVNVIESDATTEEQTFANLNGVKSELDGSDLLRAIFITRCETEMETEHDLGEEFDEMNKWCRDEENYKFLKRLVKINTITETKVDNLGSYHAKIVFNEERYPIDLIYKLFFVINHTGEEEYNYVFFERLLSTHNICREKLTDLRHLYSALKEWKDNRDIYHFLGFLISNTQECDFSQIYNLWISENDKFLANIKSMIRKSLLAEFRDGSYSFSDLGNECHQWYLSNFEDDGRMKLLIKILILQDVLLCTRYPEVGYLPVDYFTRENDDVEHIACQTPNAKDTHDGERRQLYIAAMKDLAENIDDTQLFQDIRTLEDDATTAEAAMAIINRYGLNCAGNLVLLEKGLNRGYGNSAYEIKREQVVESYFQNGKNRKRYIRPYTLKVFLSSTNKGGLERWTFEDIRNNTHRLYNETKKWIEEL; the protein is encoded by the coding sequence ATGAAAAATGAATTAGTCCAATCAATTCGAGAAATTTTCCTTGAAGATGAAAATACGTTCATCATACCAGCATATCAGCGTGGATATAAATGGACAAAAGAGCATGTTAGCCATTTACTTGAAAGTATTGCAAGCAAAATACCGGTATGTCATGATTCTGACCAATACTTTTGTCTACAGAATATAACACTTTGTAATTCAGATAAGGGATTACGAGTGATCGATGGTCAACAACGTTTGATAACCCTTACTCTGATTTTATCTTTACTGGACGTCAATATCAAGAGCCATATCATATTTCCAACTAGAGACAGAACGGAGAGTTTTATCAAAGCCATCATCATAAATCACACGATCGGCAATGCAGACAGTTTGGATGAAGAATATATTTCAGAGGCAGTTACTGCTATTCGAGAGTGGCTTGAATCCAATAGTTTACCTTTAGATTTGTTTTTGGATAAAGTTAAATTAATTGTAAATGTCATAGAAAGCGATGCTACAACAGAAGAACAGACTTTTGCAAATCTAAATGGTGTAAAATCTGAACTTGATGGTTCGGATCTCCTTCGTGCTATATTTATTACCCGATGCGAAACAGAAATGGAAACTGAGCACGATTTAGGCGAAGAGTTTGATGAAATGAACAAATGGTGTAGAGATGAGGAAAATTATAAATTCCTAAAACGACTGGTTAAAATTAATACGATTACTGAAACAAAAGTAGACAATCTCGGTTCCTATCATGCCAAAATTGTTTTTAATGAAGAGCGTTATCCTATTGATTTAATTTATAAACTGTTCTTTGTTATTAATCATACCGGAGAAGAAGAATACAATTATGTGTTTTTTGAACGACTTCTTTCCACCCACAATATTTGCCGGGAAAAACTTACAGATTTGCGGCATTTGTATTCAGCATTGAAAGAATGGAAAGATAATAGAGATATATACCATTTCCTAGGCTTTTTAATATCCAATACTCAAGAATGTGATTTCTCGCAGATATATAATTTGTGGATATCCGAAAATGATAAGTTTTTGGCAAATATAAAGTCTATGATTCGCAAAAGTTTACTGGCTGAATTTCGAGACGGCAGTTACAGCTTTTCCGATTTAGGCAACGAGTGCCATCAATGGTATCTCAGTAACTTTGAAGACGATGGTAGAATGAAACTACTCATTAAAATTCTTATCCTTCAGGACGTACTGCTTTGCACCCGCTATCCTGAAGTTGGATATTTACCAGTAGACTATTTTACAAGGGAAAATGATGATGTAGAACACATCGCATGCCAAACTCCCAATGCGAAAGATACTCACGACGGGGAGCGAAGGCAGTTATACATTGCCGCCATGAAAGACTTGGCTGAGAATATTGATGATACCCAATTGTTCCAAGATATCCGTACCCTAGAAGATGATGCAACGACAGCAGAAGCTGCGATGGCTATTATCAACCGATATGGATTGAATTGTGCTGGTAATCTTGTTTTGTTAGAAAAAGGATTAAACCGCGGCTATGGCAATTCGGCCTATGAAATAAAACGGGAACAAGTTGTTGAGTCTTATTTTCAAAATGGTAAAAACCGTAAAAGATATATTCGTCCATACACCTTGAAGGTATTTCTAAGCTCCACAAATAAAGGAGGATTGGAACGATGGACATTTGAAGATATTCGTAATAATACTCATCGCCTATACAATGAAACTAAGAAATGGATTGAAGAGCTATGA
- a CDS encoding DUF262 domain-containing protein, whose amino-acid sequence MNKEYSIKSLLDEHIIIVPEMQRDYVWSKTSDNVYRLLEIINRANGNKVNIGFIYACQHDGLFCLIDGQQRMTTLVLLAFYLSLRENRKNWMAFQQLIAPDKTLRFTYRVRKTAEDFMEYLFLSEKCLSFNDIRVLSAQKWDNDTTVENMIEALNIIDRYVQMCIFSGNMDTLNFDNVIQNVMFYYTDIEQTVQGRDIYITMNSCGQPLAKHERLKPYIITGEDSISKSIIWNTWEDWLYRLAKNLKRDKSTVDIAMSNFLRIVYELKTAKPITDYWETVAESVLSFKEVKLYFESLIKLYEFYPDIVMEIFNLSKTKDKKLFFRGPKALLQVTYLNPSDLSKELQRMNHLVQMCLRGQTMKDEDLLLFLRRYKDSHLDLYAFVDTSAEDSIVTSCLHQHEIRKIQFIKHGTEKTEELFLKAESLDLYSTKDYYCLLNALWNEKFSDDSLEWSEQNDVEFNRRIDTFEFLFRNKWMELSRKHENGVIDNAFLARYLLSLEKYDYYIQDREYRFMGRNDSWSEMLANKTSCQRISCMIGKLYPVAFDRMYAVMEKQINTTWQTYPGSHDSRYYILKYPDSLRAKSNGWNKLWIEYIWDNRTTWKSYNIAIYSAPKNWNEDNGTWMFESLLAHASKHSTNEWSPILANRICLKNGRDRHGWRINYEKNLTRERITEYLQKLVDRYQLILSISPAKEEDNFVFVDIVDNYDLIDGGALLLEYLNALPSD is encoded by the coding sequence ATGAATAAAGAATACAGCATAAAGAGCCTCCTGGATGAACATATCATCATCGTACCTGAAATGCAGAGAGATTATGTATGGAGCAAAACCTCTGACAACGTGTACAGGCTATTGGAAATTATAAACAGAGCGAATGGTAATAAAGTTAATATCGGATTTATCTATGCCTGTCAGCATGATGGCTTATTTTGTCTTATAGATGGGCAGCAGCGGATGACTACATTAGTGTTATTGGCATTTTATCTTTCTCTAAGGGAAAATCGAAAGAACTGGATGGCATTTCAACAATTGATTGCACCAGATAAAACACTGCGCTTCACATATCGTGTTCGTAAAACTGCGGAAGATTTCATGGAATATCTTTTTTTGTCAGAAAAATGTCTTTCCTTTAACGATATCAGAGTATTATCGGCTCAAAAATGGGACAATGATACGACAGTCGAAAACATGATAGAAGCACTCAACATTATCGACCGTTATGTTCAGATGTGTATTTTCAGCGGGAACATGGATACACTAAATTTTGATAATGTTATTCAAAATGTCATGTTCTACTATACTGACATTGAACAGACAGTTCAAGGCCGCGATATTTATATTACGATGAATAGCTGCGGACAACCATTGGCTAAACATGAACGCCTTAAACCTTATATAATAACAGGCGAAGATAGCATATCGAAAAGTATTATTTGGAACACCTGGGAAGATTGGCTTTATCGCTTGGCAAAGAATTTAAAAAGAGATAAGAGTACAGTTGATATTGCAATGAGCAATTTTTTGCGTATTGTATATGAACTAAAAACGGCCAAACCAATCACCGACTATTGGGAAACTGTTGCTGAATCGGTGTTGTCTTTCAAGGAGGTAAAACTATATTTTGAGTCATTGATAAAGCTTTATGAATTCTATCCTGATATTGTGATGGAGATATTCAACCTCTCTAAGACAAAAGACAAAAAACTGTTTTTTCGAGGTCCTAAAGCATTGCTTCAGGTGACTTACCTGAATCCGAGTGATTTATCAAAAGAATTGCAAAGGATGAATCATCTTGTGCAAATGTGTCTCAGAGGGCAAACGATGAAAGATGAAGACTTGCTTCTCTTTTTACGCAGATACAAAGATTCACATCTTGATCTGTACGCTTTTGTAGATACTTCGGCTGAGGATAGCATAGTTACCTCTTGTTTACACCAACATGAGATTCGAAAAATTCAGTTTATAAAACATGGAACAGAAAAGACTGAAGAACTTTTTCTAAAAGCTGAAAGCTTGGATTTATATTCTACCAAAGACTATTACTGCCTTTTGAATGCTTTATGGAATGAGAAATTCTCAGACGACTCATTAGAATGGTCTGAACAGAATGATGTTGAATTTAATAGACGAATAGACACATTTGAGTTCTTATTCAGAAATAAGTGGATGGAATTAAGTCGTAAGCATGAAAATGGCGTAATTGACAATGCTTTCTTAGCCCGTTATCTTCTCTCTTTGGAAAAATATGACTATTATATTCAAGACAGGGAATATCGTTTTATGGGACGTAATGACTCTTGGAGTGAAATGCTGGCAAATAAGACCTCTTGTCAGAGAATTTCTTGCATGATTGGGAAGCTATACCCTGTTGCTTTTGATCGTATGTACGCTGTCATGGAAAAACAAATAAATACAACATGGCAAACATATCCAGGCTCACATGACTCCCGATATTACATACTTAAATATCCTGATTCATTGAGAGCAAAATCCAATGGATGGAACAAGCTGTGGATAGAATATATCTGGGACAATCGAACTACATGGAAATCATATAATATTGCCATATATTCTGCGCCCAAAAACTGGAACGAGGATAATGGTACATGGATGTTTGAAAGTCTACTTGCTCATGCCTCTAAACATAGTACCAATGAATGGTCTCCAATACTTGCAAATAGGATATGTCTGAAAAATGGAAGGGATAGACATGGATGGAGAATTAATTATGAAAAGAACTTAACCAGAGAGAGAATCACAGAATATCTGCAAAAACTTGTAGACAGGTATCAGCTAATTTTATCAATTTCGCCTGCAAAAGAAGAAGACAACTTTGTTTTTGTTGATATTGTCGACAATTATGATCTGATAGACGGAGGAGCTCTCCTTCTGGAGTATTTAAATGCCTTACCTTCAGATTAG